From Thermomonas sp. XSG, one genomic window encodes:
- a CDS encoding response regulator transcription factor has protein sequence MRLLVVEDDSMIGSALQALLAKDGHAVDWAEDGASASTALRTNTYDLVVLDLGLPRVDGLVVLRDMRARGDTTPVIVATARDAVQARISGLDAGADDYVIKPYDYDELLARIRAQLRRAHGQGRSQYALDDIELDLKHRVARKAGAIVDLTAREWAILEPLVLRPGSVLSREQLEDKLFGWGHEVASNAVEVYVHGIRKKLGQQVVQNIRGLGYKVPECE, from the coding sequence ATGCGACTCCTAGTCGTTGAAGATGACAGCATGATCGGCTCGGCCTTGCAGGCGCTGCTGGCCAAGGATGGTCATGCGGTTGACTGGGCCGAGGATGGCGCCTCGGCTTCCACGGCGCTGCGTACCAATACCTACGATCTGGTCGTGCTTGACCTGGGCCTGCCGAGGGTCGACGGCCTGGTGGTGCTGCGTGACATGCGCGCGCGTGGCGACACAACGCCGGTGATCGTGGCAACCGCTCGGGATGCCGTCCAAGCTCGTATCTCCGGCCTCGATGCGGGGGCGGATGACTACGTGATCAAGCCCTATGACTACGACGAGTTGTTGGCACGTATCAGGGCGCAGCTTCGCCGAGCCCACGGACAGGGTCGCTCACAGTACGCGCTGGATGATATTGAGCTTGACCTGAAACACCGGGTGGCGCGCAAGGCTGGGGCGATTGTCGATCTGACGGCACGCGAATGGGCGATTCTCGAGCCCCTCGTACTGCGGCCCGGCAGCGTGCTCTCGCGCGAACAGTTGGAAGACAAGTTGTTCGGCTGGGGCCATGAGGTCGCTAGCAACGCGGTGGAAGTCTACGTGCACGGGATCCGGAAGAAGCTCGGCCAGCAGGTCGTCCAGAACATTCGTGGGTTGGGTTACAAGGTGCCGGAATGCGAGTAG
- a CDS encoding ATP-binding protein — MLILLVIATLQIGFVYRALLKEADEVFDAQLKQAAQALVLTAPTQSTALVSPEAGKAEELDLLIRERGSSGELHSTVDGVFPEQVPLGFADLHTSLGEIRVFTARRADRDVSVGQRLAARRELAREIAFSALWPLLFLAVAGLLLLYLIVRSVLAPVTELERQIGRRDPGALTPIVDPGLPLEMSPLLVATNGLLERLSKALEHQRRFLADAAHELRTPIAAIGLQNTLVARADSDQERQLALEAQGAGIRRASALVDQLMRLSRLETADAPLQVAELDLMSEILGLVDLHRSESEAKHISIDLTGTAGSVHADAGLLSAVIGNLMGNAVRHCPPGSKVVIEAAVRDASIVVTVDDNGPGIPEGDLPAMLRPFHRSAASGTPGSGLGLAIAQAACERAGWTLNLSRSPLGGLRASVQLGTGNA; from the coding sequence ATGCTGATCCTGTTGGTGATCGCAACCTTGCAGATCGGGTTTGTCTACCGAGCCCTGCTGAAGGAGGCCGACGAGGTCTTCGATGCCCAACTCAAGCAGGCAGCGCAAGCATTGGTGTTGACGGCGCCAACCCAGTCCACGGCACTGGTCTCCCCGGAAGCGGGCAAAGCAGAAGAACTCGACTTGCTGATACGGGAGCGAGGAAGCTCGGGTGAACTTCATTCCACGGTCGATGGGGTATTCCCGGAGCAAGTGCCACTTGGCTTCGCGGACCTGCATACCTCCCTCGGGGAGATCCGGGTCTTCACCGCGCGCCGGGCGGACCGTGATGTCTCGGTTGGACAACGGCTGGCGGCGCGTCGTGAGCTCGCTCGCGAGATCGCGTTTTCCGCGCTGTGGCCGCTGTTGTTCCTCGCGGTCGCGGGACTGCTGCTGTTGTATCTGATCGTGCGGTCTGTATTGGCGCCGGTGACGGAACTCGAACGCCAGATTGGACGCCGGGATCCAGGCGCATTGACGCCAATTGTCGATCCGGGGCTTCCGCTGGAGATGAGTCCCTTGCTCGTCGCGACCAATGGGTTGCTGGAGCGTCTTTCGAAAGCTCTGGAACACCAGCGGCGCTTCCTGGCCGATGCCGCCCACGAACTGCGCACGCCGATCGCAGCGATCGGCCTTCAGAACACGCTCGTGGCGCGAGCGGACTCGGACCAGGAGCGTCAACTGGCACTGGAGGCGCAGGGAGCCGGCATTCGGCGCGCATCAGCACTCGTCGACCAGCTTATGCGGCTGTCTCGCCTGGAGACGGCGGATGCCCCCCTCCAGGTCGCCGAACTCGACCTCATGAGCGAGATTCTGGGACTCGTGGACTTGCATCGCTCCGAGAGCGAAGCCAAGCACATCTCCATTGACCTGACTGGCACGGCCGGGTCGGTCCATGCCGACGCAGGGTTACTTTCCGCGGTCATCGGTAACCTGATGGGCAATGCCGTCAGGCATTGCCCACCCGGTAGCAAGGTCGTGATCGAGGCCGCTGTGCGTGATGCGTCGATTGTCGTTACCGTCGACGACAACGGGCCTGGCATCCCGGAAGGAGATCTGCCTGCGATGTTGCGGCCGTTCCACCGCAGTGCCGCCTCAGGCACGCCTGGGTCAGGCCTGGGTCTTGCCATCGCCCAAGCGGCATGTGAGCGAGCGGGGTGGACGCTGAACCTGTCGCGTTCCCCGCTTGGGGGACTGCGAGCCAGCGTTCAGCTCGGAACCGGCAACGCCTAA
- a CDS encoding PepSY domain-containing protein, with the protein MNVIVRITAVALLAVGLGGLVGTAFAKDHAKISKEQAQKIALEQAPGGKVKSSELEQEKGALVWSFDISMPGTRDITEVLVNAETGAVVEVSKETPDQQDAEEREEAKEDKSK; encoded by the coding sequence ATGAACGTGATTGTTCGAATTACTGCTGTCGCGCTTCTCGCAGTTGGATTGGGTGGCCTCGTGGGTACTGCCTTCGCGAAGGATCATGCAAAGATCAGCAAGGAACAGGCCCAGAAGATTGCACTGGAACAAGCGCCTGGCGGAAAAGTGAAAAGCTCCGAGCTGGAGCAGGAGAAGGGCGCACTCGTCTGGTCCTTCGACATCTCCATGCCCGGAACCCGTGACATCACCGAAGTTCTAGTAAACGCCGAGACCGGGGCCGTGGTTGAGGTGAGCAAGGAAACGCCCGACCAGCAGGATGCCGAAGAGCGGGAAGAGGCGAAGGAAGATAAGTCCAAGTAA
- a CDS encoding integron integrase, whose amino-acid sequence MDQVSIVCRRRHLSRRTEEAYRFWIRRYVHFHKPHHPRTVGPEGIVGFVNHLATAKHVAASTQSQALNALLFLYRDVFEVEIGHLSGLKRIQRRDSLPIVLTAHEVSAILRRMDGVTALMAHILYGSGLRVTECMTLRIKDVDMKAGMIHVRAGKGGKDRTTILPTRLQRHLLRVASRHRQDVARGAGFAPLPNALERKYPSASRSLAWQFVFPSRVLRRCPSTERWLRWHASESGVQMAFKTALQEARVIKQASVHTLRHSFATHLLAGGTDIRTIQLLLGHRNLKTTMIYTHVEQAARKTTSPLDYLDFD is encoded by the coding sequence ATGGACCAGGTGTCGATTGTCTGCCGACGTCGCCACCTGAGCCGAAGGACCGAAGAAGCGTACCGCTTCTGGATCCGCCGGTACGTCCACTTCCACAAGCCGCACCATCCTCGCACGGTGGGACCTGAGGGCATCGTCGGCTTCGTGAACCATCTGGCGACGGCCAAACACGTCGCCGCATCGACCCAGTCACAAGCTCTCAATGCACTGCTCTTCCTGTATCGAGATGTGTTCGAGGTTGAGATCGGCCACTTGAGTGGATTGAAACGTATCCAGCGACGGGATAGCTTGCCCATCGTCCTGACCGCGCATGAAGTGTCGGCCATCTTGCGTAGGATGGACGGAGTGACTGCGCTCATGGCCCATATCCTCTACGGCTCGGGTCTGCGTGTTACGGAATGCATGACGTTGCGAATCAAGGACGTCGACATGAAAGCCGGGATGATCCATGTCCGTGCAGGAAAAGGGGGCAAGGACAGGACCACCATTTTGCCGACACGGCTGCAGCGTCATTTGCTTCGCGTGGCGAGTAGACACCGCCAAGACGTAGCAAGAGGCGCAGGCTTTGCTCCGCTGCCCAATGCATTGGAACGCAAGTACCCCAGTGCTAGCCGTAGTCTGGCGTGGCAGTTCGTATTTCCATCGCGCGTTCTGCGGCGCTGTCCTAGCACCGAACGGTGGCTTCGCTGGCATGCATCCGAATCCGGCGTCCAGATGGCCTTCAAGACAGCCCTTCAGGAGGCGCGGGTCATCAAGCAGGCGTCAGTCCACACACTTCGCCATTCGTTCGCGACTCACCTCCTAGCTGGAGGGACCGATATCCGAACGATTCAGCTGTTGCTGGGTCACCGCAACCTCAAAACAACGATGATCTACACACATGTCGAGCAGGCTGCGCGCAAGACCACCAGTCCCTTGGACTATCTGGACTTCGACTGA
- a CDS encoding DUF3885 domain-containing protein — MDLRGEIERVFGHSLFERPLFYCYPDGLRFELAEGDTALQQFLSAHRKALLIAQDAFRGSDHFAVCLRDRMHEGGGLECRQLVRELKAAQIPLPAVRAFWADAVDPDDWADEEEPQVDLTLAFAAPIALLSNVLWCALAKDLGISPKLQCSVYLLNLQAGVALFPYDDRGMDVVGPNRSTLQQLYAQHRSLLLPYDLPQMQSTFGAL, encoded by the coding sequence ATGGACCTTCGCGGCGAAATTGAGAGAGTGTTCGGCCACAGCCTCTTTGAGCGACCCCTCTTTTACTGCTACCCCGATGGCCTCCGTTTCGAGCTTGCTGAGGGTGACACGGCCCTCCAGCAATTCCTAAGCGCACATCGCAAGGCGCTGCTCATCGCTCAAGATGCTTTTCGCGGGTCAGACCACTTTGCCGTTTGCCTCAGGGACCGCATGCATGAGGGCGGCGGGCTCGAGTGCCGGCAACTTGTCCGTGAACTCAAGGCGGCGCAGATCCCTCTCCCAGCAGTACGAGCTTTCTGGGCCGACGCAGTTGACCCAGATGACTGGGCCGACGAGGAAGAGCCGCAGGTCGACTTAACGCTGGCTTTCGCGGCGCCAATCGCCCTGCTTTCCAATGTGCTCTGGTGCGCATTGGCCAAGGATCTGGGCATTAGCCCCAAGCTGCAATGCTCCGTGTACCTTCTCAACCTCCAGGCGGGCGTCGCTCTCTTCCCCTATGACGACCGGGGAATGGATGTGGTTGGCCCCAACCGGTCCACGCTCCAGCAGCTTTACGCCCAGCATCGGTCTCTGCTCCTGCCCTATGATCTGCCTCAAATGCAGAGCACGTTCGGCGCGCTCTAA
- a CDS encoding HIT family protein gives MKHAPLGYECPFCDIAAGLSGPNPNSAIVFADANLLAVIPLHYYGGIKGNCLVVPRIHYENALEIPDSLGNHFFSATRRLANAMLRALDCEGISTRQHNGPAGDQDVWHYHQHVIPRYYGDGLHTGHKGVYTAEERVELAARLRAELQ, from the coding sequence ATGAAGCATGCTCCGTTGGGATATGAGTGCCCGTTCTGCGACATCGCAGCGGGCCTGTCCGGGCCCAACCCGAATTCGGCCATTGTCTTTGCTGATGCCAATCTTCTTGCAGTGATTCCGCTGCACTACTACGGCGGCATCAAAGGCAATTGCTTGGTAGTGCCACGTATCCACTACGAGAATGCGCTTGAAATTCCCGATAGCCTCGGGAACCACTTTTTCTCCGCCACACGTCGCTTAGCCAACGCGATGCTGCGCGCTCTCGATTGCGAAGGCATATCAACGCGCCAACACAATGGCCCAGCTGGCGACCAAGATGTGTGGCACTACCATCAGCACGTGATTCCACGTTACTACGGTGATGGGCTTCATACCGGGCACAAGGGTGTTTACACCGCGGAGGAGCGAGTGGAGCTGGCAGCTAGGCTCCGAGCGGAGCTGCAGTAA
- a CDS encoding helix-turn-helix domain-containing protein, with protein MKISEAAAASGCHLETIRYYERSGLVSPPKRTHSGYRSYTPADVDRLRFISRGRELGFSLEEIRSLLRLDDDPTMSCRDVDAMARTHLADIQGRIAELQRMASELERVIADCAGGERGTCTILGALRRPGSAQVSCPEPGCRS; from the coding sequence GTGAAGATCAGCGAAGCGGCCGCCGCCAGTGGCTGCCACCTGGAGACCATCCGCTACTACGAGCGCTCGGGCCTGGTGTCGCCGCCCAAGCGCACGCACAGCGGCTATCGCTCCTACACCCCCGCCGATGTCGACCGGCTGCGCTTCATCAGCCGAGGGCGCGAGCTGGGCTTCAGCCTGGAGGAGATCCGCAGCCTGCTGCGCCTGGACGACGACCCCACCATGTCGTGCCGCGACGTCGACGCCATGGCCCGCACCCATCTGGCCGATATCCAGGGGCGCATCGCAGAGTTGCAGCGTATGGCGTCGGAACTGGAACGGGTCATTGCCGACTGCGCCGGCGGCGAGCGCGGAACGTGCACCATCCTGGGGGCACTGCGCCGGCCGGGCAGCGCCCAGGTTTCATGTCCGGAACCGGGGTGCCGCTCATGA
- a CDS encoding cation transporter, translated as MSDCGCHHEAKNAQERRVLRIALVLNAAMAVIGGLAGWIAQSTGLLADALDMLSDATAYAIGLVAIGRTARFKANAAWLSGSVLLVLGIGVLVEVGRRVVYGAEPLSGWMIGTALLSLAVNVTVLRLLAPLKAGEVHLRATWLFTRADVVANIGVILAGVLVLWLATPYPDYVIGTLIGLYVIKEAIEILGDARRARAESKSPSA; from the coding sequence ATGAGCGATTGCGGCTGCCACCATGAGGCAAAGAACGCACAGGAGCGGCGCGTACTGCGCATCGCCCTGGTGCTCAACGCCGCCATGGCGGTGATCGGCGGCCTTGCCGGCTGGATCGCCCAGTCGACCGGCCTGCTGGCCGACGCCCTGGACATGCTGTCCGACGCCACCGCCTACGCGATCGGCCTGGTGGCCATTGGGCGCACCGCCCGCTTCAAGGCGAACGCGGCCTGGCTCAGTGGCAGCGTGCTGCTCGTGCTCGGTATCGGCGTGCTGGTGGAGGTGGGCCGGCGCGTCGTCTATGGCGCCGAGCCGCTCAGCGGCTGGATGATCGGCACCGCGCTGCTGTCGCTTGCGGTCAACGTCACCGTCCTGCGCCTGCTTGCCCCGCTGAAGGCGGGCGAGGTCCACCTGCGTGCCACCTGGCTGTTCACCCGCGCCGACGTGGTGGCCAACATCGGCGTCATCCTGGCCGGTGTATTGGTACTCTGGCTCGCCACCCCGTACCCGGATTACGTCATCGGCACCCTGATCGGCCTGTACGTGATCAAGGAAGCCATCGAGATCCTCGGCGATGCCCGCCGTGCCCGCGCCGAATCGAAATCGCCCTCTGCATGA
- a CDS encoding DUF2946 family protein has product MTSRRPPLSLCRWLMLAALALSVVLQPVLGSVSELHELSHGAASVHDISETGAPDEEGNAAGTLHVMHHLAHCCGHVVPTPAAPLVLPRISHSEPTNLTDSRLVPSGRWLAPFRPPISA; this is encoded by the coding sequence ATGACCTCGCGCCGTCCCCCGCTGTCCCTCTGTCGCTGGCTGATGCTGGCGGCATTGGCGTTGAGCGTGGTCCTGCAGCCGGTGCTGGGCTCGGTGAGCGAATTGCACGAGCTGTCGCACGGCGCCGCGAGCGTGCACGACATCAGCGAAACCGGAGCGCCCGATGAAGAGGGCAATGCCGCCGGCACGCTGCACGTCATGCACCACTTGGCTCACTGCTGCGGGCATGTGGTGCCTACACCCGCTGCACCGCTGGTGCTGCCCCGGATCAGTCACAGCGAACCCACGAACCTGACGGACTCGCGCCTTGTGCCTAGCGGGCGATGGCTCGCCCCCTTCCGACCTCCGATCTCGGCCTGA
- a CDS encoding TolC family protein — protein sequence MSVRLAAFAALVAVSAIAWPANAADRLSLDDAFARVAESHPDLRLLGARHNVLAAELGRATLRPPLVAGASVENAFGTGEASGLSGAELTLTLASVLERGGKLDARRTLAQSRIDALAVEREARRLDLLAEVARRYLAMVAAQRQREIAELDIAQRQRTVAGARQRLQAGASPESVVLTAQAALARAELDRARAEQRHAAARQHLAALWGERSPTFDAVAGDPTVLPEVPAFATLASLLEQTPELAQFVGERRIREARLQLARADAKADLDWEVGIRRLQSTDDLALVGSVSMPLGASRRAQPEIRVAEAELTALEIERESKGLSLYSTLAEAHGRYLTAQVELDRLRTDVMPKLARAEAAAERAYRAGAISYLEWAQLQSERTAARKQQLDAAFEAQRALIEIQRLTGAPFVAAPTRATQGDTP from the coding sequence ATGTCTGTGCGACTTGCGGCGTTCGCCGCACTGGTCGCCGTGTCCGCCATTGCATGGCCGGCGAACGCGGCTGATCGACTCTCCCTGGACGACGCATTTGCGCGCGTCGCCGAATCCCATCCCGATCTGCGCCTGCTCGGGGCGCGACACAACGTGCTCGCCGCCGAACTGGGCCGCGCAACCCTGCGCCCCCCACTGGTCGCCGGCGCCAGCGTCGAGAACGCTTTCGGCACCGGCGAGGCGAGTGGCCTGAGCGGCGCGGAGCTGACCCTGACCCTGGCGTCGGTGCTGGAGCGTGGCGGCAAGCTCGATGCGCGTCGCACGCTGGCGCAAAGTCGCATCGATGCCCTGGCGGTCGAGCGCGAGGCCCGGCGCCTCGACCTGCTGGCGGAAGTCGCGCGTCGCTACTTGGCGATGGTCGCCGCGCAACGCCAGCGCGAGATCGCCGAGCTCGACATTGCCCAGCGGCAACGTACCGTCGCCGGAGCGCGGCAACGGCTGCAGGCCGGCGCTTCGCCCGAGTCGGTCGTGCTGACCGCGCAGGCGGCCCTGGCCCGAGCGGAGTTGGATCGTGCCCGTGCCGAGCAACGCCATGCGGCGGCGCGGCAGCACCTGGCCGCCCTGTGGGGCGAGCGATCACCCACCTTCGACGCGGTGGCTGGCGACCCGACGGTCCTGCCCGAGGTGCCTGCGTTTGCCACCCTGGCGAGCTTGCTGGAACAGACGCCCGAGCTTGCGCAGTTCGTCGGTGAGCGCCGTATCCGTGAGGCGCGCCTGCAACTCGCGCGTGCCGATGCCAAGGCGGATCTGGATTGGGAAGTCGGCATCCGCAGGTTGCAGTCAACAGACGACTTGGCCCTCGTGGGCAGTGTGTCGATGCCGCTGGGCGCGAGTCGCCGCGCGCAGCCGGAGATCCGCGTGGCCGAGGCCGAACTCACCGCGCTGGAGATCGAACGCGAGTCCAAGGGGCTGTCGCTGTATTCGACACTGGCCGAAGCGCACGGGCGCTACCTCACGGCGCAGGTGGAGCTGGATCGGCTGCGCACCGACGTGATGCCCAAGCTCGCCAGGGCCGAAGCGGCGGCCGAGCGCGCCTACCGCGCCGGGGCCATCAGCTACCTGGAATGGGCGCAGTTGCAGTCCGAACGCACCGCCGCGCGCAAACAACAACTCGACGCCGCGTTTGAAGCCCAGCGCGCCCTTATCGAAATCCAACGCCTGACCGGAGCGCCTTTCGTGGCGGCACCGACACGGGCGACGCAAGGAGACACCCCATGA
- a CDS encoding efflux RND transporter periplasmic adaptor subunit, with the protein MKWMHRISALTLAVLLGACGGAKPAGEPGHEDESQAEAGGHEEEGHEEAMDRTTIAAKVAQDAGIRVAPAAAGVIADEHEVQGLLTPVEGRVAKVMARFPGPIRTLRANVGDRVRAGQPLATIESNLSLTTYTVPAPISGVVLARNASIGTVAGEGAALYEIADLSELWVDLHIFGADAQHITAGVPVLVTRMSDGVTAETTLERVLPGTATASQSTVARATIRNLDGLWRPGSAVKARVTVDHQPVNLVVPLGALQTAGEDDVVYVRRGDTYVTRPVRGGRRDAQRVEIVSGLKAGEQVVVEQSFLVKADIEKSTAEHEH; encoded by the coding sequence ATGAAGTGGATGCACCGGATCAGCGCGCTGACGCTGGCTGTCCTGTTGGGCGCTTGTGGCGGCGCCAAGCCCGCGGGTGAGCCCGGCCATGAAGACGAATCGCAGGCCGAAGCGGGCGGCCACGAAGAGGAAGGTCACGAAGAGGCGATGGATCGCACCACCATCGCCGCGAAGGTGGCGCAGGACGCCGGCATTCGCGTTGCACCGGCTGCCGCCGGGGTGATCGCCGACGAGCACGAAGTCCAGGGATTGCTCACGCCCGTCGAAGGCCGCGTCGCCAAGGTCATGGCGCGCTTTCCCGGCCCGATCCGTACGCTGCGCGCCAACGTGGGCGACCGCGTGCGGGCCGGGCAGCCGCTGGCCACGATCGAGAGCAACCTGAGCCTCACCACCTACACCGTGCCTGCGCCGATTTCCGGCGTGGTCCTCGCGCGCAACGCGTCGATCGGCACGGTCGCCGGCGAGGGCGCGGCGCTGTACGAGATCGCGGACCTGTCGGAGCTGTGGGTGGACCTGCACATCTTCGGCGCGGACGCACAGCACATCACCGCCGGCGTACCGGTGTTGGTTACCCGCATGAGCGATGGCGTCACCGCCGAAACCACGCTCGAACGCGTGCTGCCGGGAACCGCCACCGCGAGCCAGAGCACCGTGGCGCGTGCCACGATCCGCAACCTCGACGGCCTTTGGCGGCCGGGTTCCGCGGTAAAGGCGCGGGTGACGGTCGATCACCAGCCCGTTAACCTCGTGGTCCCGCTCGGCGCGCTGCAGACCGCCGGCGAGGACGATGTGGTGTACGTGCGCCGGGGCGACACCTACGTCACGCGCCCGGTGCGGGGCGGGCGCCGCGACGCACAGCGCGTCGAGATCGTGTCCGGCCTGAAGGCCGGCGAGCAGGTCGTGGTCGAGCAGAGCTTCCTCGTCAAGGCGGACATCGAGAAATCGACCGCCGAGCACGAGCACTGA